One part of the Desulfovibrio sp. genome encodes these proteins:
- a CDS encoding methionine ABC transporter ATP-binding protein: MIQVTNLGKLYGSHLVLQDINMHVHEGEIFGIVGHSGAGKSTLLRCLNGLEPYQMGSVKVMGVEVASLEARALRELQCKMGMIFQNFNLMSRKNVFDNVAFPLSLWGSPNREERVMELLELVGLADRAKQRVQSLSGGQKQRVGIARALALNPRVLLCDEATSALDPKTTSSILDLLEDINRRLNLTIIMVTHQMEVVKRLCHSLLMLDDGKTVAMGKTENLFLSPTKEMQAMVEDEYTLIPGGTNIRLMFPRDISQQSVITQMARTLGIDFSIVGGKLERYLDDVFGFLIINVQDKDLDAVLHYLKTQNLYWEILTYSENAGEQHD, translated from the coding sequence ATGATTCAGGTAACCAATCTTGGCAAGCTCTACGGAAGCCACCTCGTGCTGCAAGACATTAATATGCACGTGCATGAGGGGGAAATTTTCGGCATTGTGGGGCATTCTGGCGCGGGCAAGTCTACCTTGCTACGCTGCCTCAATGGTCTGGAACCCTACCAGATGGGCAGTGTCAAAGTCATGGGCGTTGAAGTTGCCTCGCTGGAGGCAAGAGCCCTGCGCGAGCTGCAATGCAAAATGGGCATGATTTTTCAGAATTTTAATCTCATGTCGCGTAAAAACGTGTTCGACAACGTGGCTTTTCCTCTTTCGTTGTGGGGCAGCCCCAATCGCGAAGAACGCGTGATGGAACTGCTGGAGCTGGTGGGCCTGGCCGACCGGGCCAAGCAGCGCGTACAGAGCCTGAGCGGTGGGCAAAAGCAGCGCGTGGGCATTGCCCGTGCGCTGGCGCTCAACCCCCGCGTGCTGTTGTGCGACGAAGCCACATCTGCCCTTGATCCCAAGACCACATCGTCCATTCTTGACCTGCTGGAAGACATCAACCGGCGGCTCAACCTCACCATCATCATGGTCACGCACCAGATGGAAGTGGTCAAACGCCTGTGCCACAGTCTGCTTATGCTCGACGACGGCAAAACCGTGGCCATGGGCAAGACGGAAAATCTCTTTCTGTCGCCCACCAAGGAAATGCAGGCCATGGTGGAAGACGAATACACGCTCATACCCGGCGGCACCAACATTCGCCTCATGTTCCCGCGAGATATTTCGCAGCAGAGCGTTATCACCCAGATGGCGCGTACGCTGGGCATTGATTTTTCCATCGTTGGCGGCAAACTTGAGCGCTACCTCGATGATGTTTTTGGTTTTCTTATCATCAACGTGCAGGATAAAGACCTGGATGCAGTGCTGCACTATCTGAAAACGCAGAATCTGTACTGGGAAATTCTGACCTATTCTGAAAACGCGGGTGAACAGCATGATTGA